TGATAAACAGCAGGCCAAATAGCACACAGCACAACCCAAATTTCATCTTCATAGAATCCTCCCAGTCTTGTTTCTTGTCCCCGAATTAAAAAACAACCGCCCAGCAGAAGAATAGAACGAGGTTATACTATCAAAGAAAAAACTCAATTCCTACTATTTTTATATTAAAAATTAAAATAATTCCCTACTTATATAATCAATATTTTAAAAAATACTTGAACTGATTTACCAGTTGCCCCTATGGTTAACCCGGCAAGCATCATTTGGCCAAATACCTGTTTGCCCTCTATCCCGCAGAGCTGCTAAACTCTGCTCAATTTCACAATTTCCTTTTGCGCTGGTTCCCATGAAAAAGCTGCTGATCATTTTCGGACTTTTGGCCACCTTGTTGTCCCTGGCTGCCTGCGGTGGAGACCTTGGCTACTACCTGCAGTGTGCCCGAGGCCATATCGATGTCATGCAACGCTCGGTGCCAATCAGCAACCTGGTCGCCGACCCGCAGACTCCTGAACAGCTGAAGCTTCGGCTGGAAAATGTTCAACAAATGCGTGACTTCGCCATTTTCGAACTGGGCCTGCCGGACAATGACAGTTATCGCAGCTATGCCGACCTCGACCGCCCCTATGTGGTTTGGAACCTGGTCGCGGCCAAGGAATTTTCCCTGCAGCCGAGAAAATGGTGTTTCCCGGTTGCGGGTTGTGTCTCCTACAAAGGCTATTTCCATAAAGACGCGGCAACCGAACAAGCACAGGAGTTGCGAAAAGACGGTTACGAGGTCGATCTTTACGGGGTCCAGGCTTATTCGACTCTGAACTGGTTTGCCGATCCGGTCCTCAACACCTTCATCAACGCGTCGGAAACCCGCCTTGCTGGGCTGCTGTTTCACGAACTGGCCCACCAGGTGGTTTACATCAAAGGGGACAGCGCCTTTAACGAAGCCTTTGCCATGACCGTGCAGATGGAAGGCGTCAGACGCTGGCTGCAAAGCCGGGCTAGCACAGAGGAATGGCAGCGTTACCTCGACCATGAGCGGCAAGCAACGCTTTTTCAGCACTTTTTGCGGGAAACCCGACAAAAACTGGCAAACCTTTATGCCCGGGACCTCCCTGTCGAAGAGATGCGCCGCCAGAAACAGGAGATCATTGCCAATGCACTGCAGCACTACCAAGGTCTGGAAAAAACCGGTGCAATTGACGGACGTTTTGATCGCTGGATGGCGCAGGGACTCAACAATGCCCGGCTAGCTTCCGTTGCCACATATCGTGACCTGCAACCCGGGTTTCAAAACCTGCTCAGCAGCTGCAACGGCGACCTGAAGCTGTTCTATCAAAAAGTCGAAGAACTCAGCCGGCTGCCGCGCCAACAGCGGCTGGCAACGCTGCAGCAAGGGACACCTCCAAAGGCCTGAGCCGCCCCGCCTTGAGCCCGATAATCGGCCCGCAACCCAGGGGTTGCAGACTGGTTATAATATCTCTTCACTGGCTATTTTGCCGGGAGATGAGAGCATCTCAACATTTTCAAACGCCTGGCCATTTACAGCAACGGGCCGCAAAAAAGTTTGTTTTTATGACAAATCCTGGTCAAAATAGGCTGAATGTTCATTTTTATTGTACAATAAGGCAATAGTTTTAATGCTACGGAGTCAGTGATGGCCGCGGAAGAATCCTCAAAACCGAAACTGGTCGGCATCAACCATGTTGCCCTGGAAGTCGGCGATATTGATGCCGCTCTGGGCTTTTACGGCTACTTCTTCTCCTTCACTCTGCGCAGCCGCAGCGAAGACATGGCTTTCATCGACTTAGGCGACCAGTTTCTGGCATTGTCCAGAAAGGAGAACCGACAGCCGGACCGCGAGCGTCATTTCGGCCTGGTGGTCAATGACCGCAGTGGTCTCAGGGAAAGGCTGGAAGAACACGATGTTGAGCTGGTTGAAGGAAAAGGCCTGAACTTTAGAGACCCTTGGGGAAATTTTGTCCAGGTGGTCGAATATGCAGATATTCAATTCAGTAAAACAGCCGGGGTCTTGCATGGCATGGGGCTCAAACTCCATAAAAATTCCGTCGCCCAGCAGCAGTTGCGGG
This genomic window from Pelobacter seleniigenes DSM 18267 contains:
- a CDS encoding aminopeptidase, which produces MKKLLIIFGLLATLLSLAACGGDLGYYLQCARGHIDVMQRSVPISNLVADPQTPEQLKLRLENVQQMRDFAIFELGLPDNDSYRSYADLDRPYVVWNLVAAKEFSLQPRKWCFPVAGCVSYKGYFHKDAATEQAQELRKDGYEVDLYGVQAYSTLNWFADPVLNTFINASETRLAGLLFHELAHQVVYIKGDSAFNEAFAMTVQMEGVRRWLQSRASTEEWQRYLDHERQATLFQHFLRETRQKLANLYARDLPVEEMRRQKQEIIANALQHYQGLEKTGAIDGRFDRWMAQGLNNARLASVATYRDLQPGFQNLLSSCNGDLKLFYQKVEELSRLPRQQRLATLQQGTPPKA
- a CDS encoding VOC family protein, translated to MAAEESSKPKLVGINHVALEVGDIDAALGFYGYFFSFTLRSRSEDMAFIDLGDQFLALSRKENRQPDRERHFGLVVNDRSGLRERLEEHDVELVEGKGLNFRDPWGNFVQVVEYADIQFSKTAGVLHGMGLKLHKNSVAQQQLREKDMLDP